In Solimonas sp. K1W22B-7, the DNA window TGCTGTGCCTGCGCGGGATCGACGATGCCGCCGACCGCAGCGGTGGCGATGCCCGCCTCGCGCCGGATGCGCGCCGCGAACGGCACCTGGAAACCCGGCCCCACCGGGATGCGCGCGGCCGTCGGCAGCGTGCCGCCGGAGGACACGTCGACCAGGTCCACCCCCAGGGGCTTGACCTGCCGCGCCAGTTCCACGCTCTGCTCGATGTCCCAGCCGCCCGACTCCGCCCAGTCGGTGGCGGAGATACGCAGCAGCAGCGGCAGGCGCTCCGGCCAGACCTCGCGGATCGCCGCCACCACCTCGCGCAGCAGGCGCGTGCGATTGTCGAGGCTACCGCCGTATTCATCCGTGCGCTGGTTGCTCAGCGGCGACAGGAAGGCGTGCAGCAGGTAGCCATGCGCAGCGTGGATTTCCACCATGCGGAAACCGGCCGCCAGCGCGCGCGCCGCGGCCGCGCGAAACCCCGCGACCACCGTGCGGATGCCCGCGGCGTCCAGTGCCTGCGGTGTCGCCGAGCCCTCCTCGAAGGCCAGCGCGCTGGGTCCGACGATGGGCGACCAGCCACCGTCCTGCGGCGCCAGCGGCTTGCCGCCCTGCCAGGGCAGATCGGTGCTGGCCTTGCGGCCGGCATGTGCCAGCTGGATCGCCGGCACCGCCCCGGCCTCTGCGATGAAACGCGCGATCGGCGCCCAGGCCTCGACGTGGCGGTCGTTCCAGATACCCGCATCCGCCGGCGAGATGCGCCCCTCCGGCAGCACTGCCGAGGCTTCGGCGATCACCAGGCCCGCACCGCCGATGGCACGGCTGCCCAGGTGCACCAGGTGCCAGTTCGTCGGCGCACCGTCCTGCGCGGAGTACTGGCACATCGGCGACACGGCGATACGGTTGCGCAGTTCCACTTCGCGCAGACGGAAGGATTCGAACAGCTTCACGGGGAACTTCTCCTGGCAGACGAGGCGACGATAGCAGCCGCGCAAGGCAACGCCGCCGTCGCAATGGACTATGCCGCCAGTTGCAGATCCCGCAACAGCGGCGGCAGCGCCCCGCGCAGGGCGGGCAGGGTCTCGCGCCAGCCGGCGGACGCGTCCAGCAAGGCCTCCGGCCGGCGCATGCGCTGCGCGGTGCGGCGGATCGCGCGGTCGATGCCCTGCGGCTCGGCATAGGACAGCAGCAGCTGCGCAAAATTCTGCGCGTCCGGCGCGCGCGCACCCGCCAGCGTGAACCACTCGCCGGCCTGCGCCACCGCGTTGGCGCTGCGCAGGCAGAAATCCGGCAGCGGTTCGCTGTCGTACTGTGCCCAGTCCAGCGCCAGCGCATGGTCGCAGACCAGATCGAACAGGATGCCGGCGTAGCGGCGCACGCCCTGCGGGTAGCCGGCGCGCAACGCGACGATCCGCGGATGACTGTCGGTCAGCACATCCACGCGCCGGTGCAGGCGGATACCGGCGGCGACGTCGTCCGGGTAGGCCGACAGGTCGGAGCCGCGCACGATATCGCCGAGGATCGCGCCCGCGAAAGACGTATTGCTGCGTTCGGCGAGCCAGAGGTGCGCGAGGAAGTTCATGCCTTCAGTCGCTGCCACCGCCACCGCTGTCGCCACCACCATCCCCGCCGCTGTCGCCACCGCCATTGCCGTCGGAACTGTCGGCGGACTCGGGGCGGCAGCCGCCACCCTCGTAGTCGCGCGGCGCGTAGGGGTTGGCGTAGCTGTCGGTGGGGTGGCTGGGATAGCTGCTGTCCTGGCTGGGCTGCGCCCTGCCCTGCAGCCAGCGCCCCGCGAAGTAGGCCAGTACCACGAACCCGAAGAAGAGCAGCACTGTCATGGATATCTCCTGCCTGCCCGCTCAGTCACCACCGCCACCGTCACCACCGTGTCCGTAGTCGTCACGGCTGCCGATGTAACCGTCATCGCTGCCGCCACGGCCGCCGTCCATACCATCATCGCGCCGCTTTTCACGCCGCCGGCGGAGCAGGGTTGCGTAAACAAGGTAAAGCACGGCCACTCCAGGCAGCAATGCAATGGCGATGAGAATCCGGTCCATTCCGTCTACTCCTTGGCAGGCTGGACGATTATGGCGAGCACGATGGCCGCTCACCAGCGACGACCCACCTGACAATCACGTCAGCTTGCGGTCAACCCCATGGATCGCGGATCGTTGTCGCCCTGCAAGGCATCTCATGAGACCCCGCATGACCATTCGCAAGATCTTCCGCCCGACTGCACTGCTCGCACTGCTGCTGCCCTTGGCCGCCATCGCCGCCGACGCGCCGCCGGTGCCCGCTGCGGCTGCCACGCCTGCTACGGCACCCGTGCCCGTCGCAGCGCCCCCGACCCTGCTGGGCGCCGCCGGCTATCCCGCGCACAGCTGCACCAAGCCGACCTTGCCTGCCGCTCCCACCGGCATCGGCGGCGAGGGTGAGGTGATGATGTACAACGCCCAGGTCCGCGCGTTCAACCAGCAGATCCAGGGCTACACCAAGTGCATCGGCGCCTACATGGACACCGCGAACGCGGACATCGAGCGCATCCAGGCACGGGTCAGCGCCGCGGTGGCGGAAGCCAACGCCCGCTAAGCTCCGTCAGCGGGACGACTCGATCGCGTCCACCAGCCCCCAGTCCTTTGCCGTGCGCGCGTCGATGCGCTTGCCGCCCAGCACCATGCAGGCGGTGCGCTGGCGGCCGATGCGGCGCGGCAGGCTGACGCAGCCGCCGGCACCGGGAATCAGCCCGAACTGCAGCTCGGGCAACTGGAACCAGGCGTCCGGCGCGGCAACGATGCGCCCGGCGAAGGCCGGGAACTCGATGCCGGAACCGATGCAGGCGCCATGCACGCGAGCCTCGGCGCGGTCGGCGCAGGCCGCGAGCAGGCGGCCGGGCACGGTCAGGCTGCGCACCGCGTGAGCGGTAGCCGGGTCCGGTGCGGTGCCGAACTCGTCCAGCTCGCCGCCGGTGCTGAAACACTTGCCGGCCCCGTCGATCCGGACCCTGCGAATGTCGTCGTCGGCCAGCGCCAGCTGCAGCGCTTCCACCAGCGCATCGCGCATCTCCACCGACATGCTGTTGCGGCGCGCGGGACGGTTGAGCGTCAGCCGCAGGGTGTCGGCCTCGCGTGCCAGCAGCACGGCGGGGCCCGTTTCCGCCGGCGGCACGGGCGGCGCCGGCCGCCCTTCCAGCCAGCGACGGAACTCGGCGCCACCCTGCAACGTGGCGTAGGCCAGCGATTCCATGGTCAGCGCGTCCGCCACCGGCAGCGATTCGCTGGCGCGCAGCAGCTGCACCAGCACGGTGGCCGCGACCGGGCTGCGGCGTACCCCGGCCAGCAGCGGCTGGGCCTCCTGCTCGTTCTGCACCACGACATCGCAGCTTGCCGCCAGCGGCGCGTCGGCCTCGCCGATGCCGATCACCGGACAAGGCAGCTGGCGCAGCCAGTCCGCGAGGCGCCGCTCGGCCGTGCCGCCCAGGCGCAGCAGCAGGCAGGGCTCGGCGAAGGGCGAATGACCGCTGGCCGTCGGCGGCAACATCGCCAGGCCCCGCAGCTCGTCGATACCGATGGCGTTCATGCGCGCTCCCTGGCCGCGGCGCAACCGCGCAGCCAGTCCTTCAGCAACTGTTTCGCAAAGGCGGCATCCAGCGGCGCATGCCCCAGCAGCAGGCGGAAGAACAGCGGACCGTAGAGCAGGTCCAGCGCGGCCTCCAGTTCCAGGTCGCGACGCAGCTCGCCGGCCGCGATGCCCTCCAGC includes these proteins:
- a CDS encoding NADH:flavin oxidoreductase/NADH oxidase, whose product is MKLFESFRLREVELRNRIAVSPMCQYSAQDGAPTNWHLVHLGSRAIGGAGLVIAEASAVLPEGRISPADAGIWNDRHVEAWAPIARFIAEAGAVPAIQLAHAGRKASTDLPWQGGKPLAPQDGGWSPIVGPSALAFEEGSATPQALDAAGIRTVVAGFRAAAARALAAGFRMVEIHAAHGYLLHAFLSPLSNQRTDEYGGSLDNRTRLLREVVAAIREVWPERLPLLLRISATDWAESGGWDIEQSVELARQVKPLGVDLVDVSSGGTLPTAARIPVGPGFQVPFAARIRREAGIATAAVGGIVDPAQAQQIVHNGEADMVLLARQMLRDPYWPYHAAKALRAEVAAPKQYGRAW
- a CDS encoding acyl carrier protein phosphodiesterase, with product MNFLAHLWLAERSNTSFAGAILGDIVRGSDLSAYPDDVAAGIRLHRRVDVLTDSHPRIVALRAGYPQGVRRYAGILFDLVCDHALALDWAQYDSEPLPDFCLRSANAVAQAGEWFTLAGARAPDAQNFAQLLLSYAEPQGIDRAIRRTAQRMRRPEALLDASAGWRETLPALRGALPPLLRDLQLAA
- a CDS encoding enoyl-CoA hydratase/isomerase family protein — its product is MNAIGIDELRGLAMLPPTASGHSPFAEPCLLLRLGGTAERRLADWLRQLPCPVIGIGEADAPLAASCDVVVQNEQEAQPLLAGVRRSPVAATVLVQLLRASESLPVADALTMESLAYATLQGGAEFRRWLEGRPAPPVPPAETGPAVLLAREADTLRLTLNRPARRNSMSVEMRDALVEALQLALADDDIRRVRIDGAGKCFSTGGELDEFGTAPDPATAHAVRSLTVPGRLLAACADRAEARVHGACIGSGIEFPAFAGRIVAAPDAWFQLPELQFGLIPGAGGCVSLPRRIGRQRTACMVLGGKRIDARTAKDWGLVDAIESSR